In Bradyrhizobium sp. WD16, the genomic stretch CGCCGCCGTCGAGATCGCCAGTGCGCCGCCGATTCGGACGAGACTCGCGATGGTGTCGGACAGCATCAGATAACTGCCGGTGCGCACATCGGACTCGAACGCCATGTGCTTGACTGCCTGCACCATGCTCGACAGCGCAGGCAGCAATTTGTCGTTGGGATTGTCCGCGAGCCTCATGCCAGAACCGGTGAAATAGGCTGCAGCAAGCAGCACGAAGGGGATGGCGGCGAGATAGAAAGCCACCTGCCGGTCGGGACGAATATTCATGAGGCGCATGGAAAACCCTCGGGAGGGGACGTCAGAACGGGCTCACAGCTTGCCGTTAGCCGCCTGGTCCATGTAGCTGGCGTCGAAGCGCAGCTTGATGTTCGATTTGTCGCCGAGCACGGTCTTGTTGCCGAGTTCGATGCCGATTGCGTCGGCCGACTTAGCATCCTTTCCGAGCAGAGCCTTTTCAAACAGGAACTTGCGGACGCGGTCCATGGTGGTGCCGATGGCCGCGCTGCGGGTGAAGGCGGCGGCGTCGGCGGGCTTGTCGAACAGCCGCGTCGAGGCGAGCTGGGCGTCGAAGCCGGCGAGATCGGTGCCCGATGCCTTGGCCATCGCCTCCTTGGCGGCCTTGCCGTCGGCATTCACGGCCAGCATCCTGCTCACCGTCTCGTACCAGATCCCGGCGAGCGCCTTGGCGAAGTTCGGGTTGTCCTTCACCACGGCGGTGTTGGCGACCATCAGGTCCATGATCTCGCCCGGGATCTGCGAGGAATCGAAGACCTTCTTGGCGTCGGGCGCGGCCAGGATCTCGGACACGATCGGATTCCAGGTCACGACTGCGGTGACGTCCGCGGTCTTGTAGGCCGCCGCGAGATCGGCGTCGGAGGTGTTGACGACCTTGATATCCCTCTCGGCCAGCTTCTTGGTTTCGAGGGCGCGCGCCAGCAGATAATGCGACACCGAGAATTCAACGAGATTGACCTTCTGTCCCTTGATGGCGGCGACGTCGGTCTTGTTTTTCAGGATCACGGCGTCGTTGCCGTTGGAAAAGTCGCCCATGATCACGGCGGTGGTGTCGACGCCGCCGGCGGCGGGGATCGACAGCGCGTCCATGTTGGTCACGGTGAGGGCGTCGAAGGCGCCTGCAGTGTACTGGTTCACCGATTCGACGTAGTCGTTGAACTGCTTGACCTCGATGGTGATGCCGTATTTGTCGGCCCATTTCTTGACGATGCCGGAATCGGCGGCGTAGCCCCATGGCATCCAGCCCACATAGATCGACCAGGCGATCTTGAAATCCTTCTTGGGTGCGGCGTCGGCCGGGACGACGGCGAACGCGACGACTGCCGCCGCGATCAGGGCGCCACGGAGTGGGCGCAGGCTGAGGTCGGATGTGAAACGGTTCATGGGCAGATCCCTCTTGCAAAATTCACAAAAAGGGATCGGCACAGACCATCGGTTGCCAATCCCTTGGCTCACGAGGTCTCCCGGGCTTTTGTCCCGCCGTGCACCCACGAGGATGTCTCCCTCGCAGGCGGCTGCTCTCGGACCAGCGCTTCGACAGGCGAAGCCGGAACCCTAGCGGCCAACTCGGGATCCTTCATGCACGGCGTGTGCCAGGATGCAGGATCGGGAATATCAAGGGATTAGCGCCAGCAGCGGATGGCCGCTGATGACGCTTGCGGCAGCCGGCGTGCCGCTTGCTCAAAAATGGAGCGGTTGCGACCGACTGTCGACACGGCGCATACGCTGCCGCTTCAGGCGCCGCGCATCACCGTGCGGACGACGTCGAGCGTTTCGTCGATCATGGTGTCGTCGACATCGAGATGGGTGCAGGCGCGCAGCCGGCCGCCGAGCATCGTTATCAGGATGCCGCGTGCGCGCAGCGCCGCGATCAGATCAGTGGCCGCCAGGCCGGCGCCTTCGACCTCGAAGAACACCAGATTGGTGTCCGGCGCCTGCACCCTCACGCCGGCGATCTGCGACAGGCCCTGCGCGAGACGTCGCGCACGGGCGTGATCCTCGGCGAGCCGCGCGACATTGTGGTCGAGGGCATAGAGGCAGGCGGCGGCGCAGACACCGGCCTGGCGCATGGCGCCGCCGAGCCGCTGTTTCCAGCGCCAGACCTCGTCGATGAAAGCCTTTGATCCGGCGAGCACGCCGCCGATCGGCGCGCCAAGACCCTTGCTGAAATCGAGCCAGGCCGAATCCCAGCCGGTCGCCATGACATCGGCGGAGATGCCGCTGGCGACGCAAGCATTGAGCAGGCGCGCGCCGTCGAGATGGGTGGCGAGCCCGGCGGCCTTGGCTGTCGCCGCAACTGCCGCGAGCTCGGCCATCGGCCACACCGTGCCGCCGCCGATATTGGCGGTCTGTTCGGCGCTGAGAAGGGTCTGCCGCGGTGCATAGCGTGACGGTGTCCGCAGCGCCGCTTGCAATGTCGGGACCGAGAACTGGCCACCCCCGCCCCGCAGCGGAAACACCTGGATGCCGCCAAGTGCGGCATGGGCGCCGCCTTCGCTGGTGAGGATATGGGAGGTCTCGTGGGCGAGAATCTCGTCGCCCGGCCGGCAATGGGTGAGCAGCGCCGCGACGTTGCACATGGTGCCCGAGGGCAGGAACACCGCCGCCTCCTTGCCGAGCAGCATGGCGGTGCGGGCGCAAAGTTCCTTGACCATCGGGTCGAGCCCGAGCTGCTCGTCGCCGACCTCGGCGCAGGCCATGGCTTCGCGCATCGCCGGCGATGGCCTCGTCTGGGTGTCTGAGAGCAGGTTGATGCGCACCGGCGGCAGCGCCGGGTCGGGCGAGGGCGGGGTGTAGGCCATCGGTGGTCTCGCGAGGTCTGGGCCGCGGAGTGTAGCGACATCGCGCCCGAAAACGAAAAGGCCCCGGCGAGCCGGGGCCTTTTGATCCATGTGCTCGGATCGCTGTGAAGCGATCAGCGCGAATAGAATTCGACGATGAGGTGCGGTTCCATCTGGACCGGGAACGGGACTTCCGACAGGCCGGGGACGCGCACGACCTTGCAGGTCTGCTTGCCGTGATCGACTTCGAGGAAGTCCGGCACGTCACGCTCGGCGAGCTGGTTGGCTTCCAGCACGATGACGAGCTGCTTGGACGCTTCCTTGACCTCGACCACGTCGCCGACCCTGACCTTGTAGGAGGCGATGTTGACGCGCTTGCCGTTCACCTTGATATGGCCGTGGTTGATGAACTGGCGCGCGGCGAACATGGTCGAAACGAACTTGGCGCGGTAGACGACGGTGTCGAGGCGGCGCTCGAGAAGGCCGATCAGGTTCTCGCCGGAATCGCCCTTGAGGCGGGTCGCTTCGACATAGATGGCGTGGAACTGGCGCTCGGAAATGTTGGCGTAATAGCCCTTGAGCTTCTGCTTGGCGCGGAGCTGCACGCCGAAGTCGGAAAGCTTGCCCTTGCGGCGCTGGCCATGCTGGCCGGGGCCGTATTCGCGCTTGTTGACGGGGCTCTTCGGGCGGCCCCAGATGTTCTGGCCCATACGACGGTCGATTTTGTACTTCGACTCAGCTCGCTTTGTCATCGCGTCCTCATGTTGACGAGTTTGGGTTGAGGATCGCGCCCTCCTGTGCCCGGGGATGATCCGGGGCCGACAGATCCCCCTTCCAAGCGATGGAACGGGACCACGGGTCGCGAAACACAACGCGGGCCGAAAGGCCCGCGCGCGAACGGGTGTTTAAGGGAAAACCGCCGGCCGGTCAATCGCTTGCTGGTGGTAAAACGGGCCGAAACGGCCCGAATTTTTCACCCTTGGCATCTTCGCGCGGAATTTAGGAGCCGCGCTCGTCAGTGCGGTGGATCAGACGCTCGTATCAGCATTGCAGCGAATTCGTCGTGCGCGTCAGATCAAAAACAGCAATAGAATCATATTGATGCTATTGTCCCGTTGTTTCCAGCGTTCGTATAAGCGCCCGCTGCGATGGAATACGAATGTTGGAAACGGGACACTAGTCAGGCGACAGTCAGGCGACGGCGCGGGCGCCGAAATCGGTGAACAGGGGAGCCAATGCCCTCGCCAGCGCTGGCGACGGACGGGCGCCGGAGGTGAAGATGAAGCGGGCCGGGCGGCGCGGCTGGCTGCCGCCGCGGGCGAGGTCGGCGGTACGCCGGGCGATGGCCGGCGCCGGGTCGATCCAGTCGACGGGCCAGGGGGCCAGCGTCACAAAGCGCTCGAGCAGCAGCGGATAGTGGGTGCAGGCCAGCACCACCGTGTCGGTTCGCGCCGGCCCATCGAGGAAGCATGGCGCAATCTCCACCGCGATCGCCGCGTCGGCGACATCCTCGCCGTTGAGGGCGGATTCGGCCAGCGCGGCGAGCTTCGCCGAGCCCACCAGGTTGATCTCGCAGCCCTGGCCGAAGTCACGGATCAGGGCCTTGGTATATTCGCGCCGCACGGTGCCGCTGGTGCCCAGCACCGAGACGCGGTGGGTCTTTGAGGCCGAGCATGCCGGCTTGATCGCCGGCACGGTGCCGACAAAGGGGACCTGATAGGTGCTGCGCAGGTTCGGCAGCACCAGGGTCGAAGCGGTGTTGCAGGCGATCACCACGACGTCGGGGGCATGAGCGGCGATCAGTTCGCCCATCAGGGGAACCACCCGCCCGATCACGGTAGCCTCGTCATGCTGGCCGTAGGGGAAGAAGGCGTCGTCGGCCACATAGATGTAGGAGGCGTCGGGACGCGCCTTGACGATCTCGCGAAACACGGTGAGACCGCCGAGACCGGAATCGAACACCAGGATCGTTGGCACGCTGGACACGTCGGTCATTGTAGCGGGCTGATGGTTACGATCCGGTTGCACGTGCCACCCCGGCGCGCAGCCGCGCCGATGGCGACGTTGTCCCTCATGCCTCGCCGAAGACTCGGCGGAAAATCGTGTCGACGTGCTTGAGATGGTAGCCGAGGTCGAATTTCTCGGCAATCTCGGCATCGCTGAGATACTTCGTCACGTCGGGATCGTTCTTGAGCAGCGTCTGGAAATCACCTTCGCCGCGCCAGACCGGCATGGCATTGCGCTGCACCAGGCGATACGCTTCCTCGCGGCTGGCGCCCTTCTGGGTCAGCGCCAGCAGCACGCGCTGCGAATGGACGAGGCCACCCAGCCGATCGAGGTTCTTCTGCATGTTCTGCGGATAGACCAGGAGCTTGTCGACGACACCGGCGAGGCGGTTGAGGGCAAAATCCAGCGTCACGGTGGCATCGGGCGCCATCATGCGCTCGGCGGAGGAGTGCGAAATGTCGCGCTCGTGCCAGAGCACGACGTTCTCCAGCGCCGGGGTCACAAAGGCGCGCACCATGCGCGACAGGCCCGAGAGATTTTCGGTCAGCACCGGGTTGCGCTTGTGGGGCATCGCCGAGGAGCCCTTCTGGCCCTCCGAGAAATACTCTTCCGCCTCGAGCACTTCGGTGCGCTGGAGGTGGCGAATCTCGGTGGCGAGCCGCTCGACCGAAGCCGCAACCACGCCGAGCGTGGCGAAAAACATCGCGTGACGGTCGCGCGGAATCACCTGGGTGGAGATCGGTTCGGGGCTCAGGCCCATGGCCTTGGCGACATGCGCCTCCACCCTGGGATCGATCTGGGCGAAGGTGCCGACCGCACCGGAGATGGCGCAGGTGGCGATTTCCTGGCGGGCTGCGACAAGGCGCTGCCGGGCGCGGGTGAATTCCGCATAGGCATAGGCGAGCTTCAGGCCGAAGGTAATCGGTTCGGCATGGATCCCGTGGGAGCGACCGATGCTCGGGGTCATTTTGTGTTCGAAGGCACGGCGCTTGAGAGCCGCCAGAACCTTGTCGACGTCGGCGATCAAAAGATCCGCGGCACGCACCAGCTGGACACTGAAGCAGGTGTCGAGCACGTCGGAGGAGGTCATGCCCTGGTGGACGAAACGCGCCTCGGGGCCGACGATCTCGGCGAGATGGGTCAGAAAGGCAATGACGTCATGCTTGGTCTCGCGCTCGATCTCGTCGATGCGCTCGACATTGAAGGTCGCGTCCTTCGCCTTCGCCCAGATGGTGCGCGCCGCCTCCTTGGGAATGACGCCGAGTTCGGCCATGGCGTCGGCGGCGTGGGCCTCGATCTCGAACCAGATCCGGAAACGGGTCTGAGGCTCCCAAATCGAAGCCATTTCGGGGCGGGTGTAACGAGGGATCATGCGATTTCTCCGCGCGCTTCGGCCGCGGCGCGGCGGATGGCGGCGATGTTGTTGCGATAGGATTCGATGGTGCCGCCCTTGAAGACGGCAGAGCCGGCGACGAAGGCATTGGCGCCCGCCGCGGCGATGGCCCCAACCGTGTCCGGGGTAACGCCGCCGTCGACCTCGATGTCGATCGGCCGGCCGGCGGTCAGCGCCCGCACCTGGCGCACCTTCTCGATGGCGGCAGGAATGAAGGCCTGGCCGCCGAAGCCCGGATTGACCGACATCACCAGAACGAGGTCGAGGATGTCGACGACATTCTCGATGCTGGAGACCGGCGTCGCCGGATTGAGCGAGACGCCAGCCCTCTTGCCGAGCGCGCGGATCGCCTGCAGCGAGCGGTGCAGGTGCGGGCCGGCTTCGACGTGGACGATGATCTGATCCGAACCGGCCTTGGCGAAGGCCTCGAGATAGGGATCGCAGGGCGAGATCATCAGATGGGTGTCGAAGATCTTCTTCGAATGCGGGCGCATCGCCTTGATGACATCGGAGCCGAAGGAGATGTTCGGGACGAAATGGCCGTCCATCACGTCCATGTGGATCCAGTCGGCGCCGGCCTCATCGATGGCGCGGACCTCTTCGCCGAGCTTGGAGAAATCCGACGCCAGAACGGACGGCGCGATGATCAGCGGGCGCGCTGCGGGTGCAGATGACATTTGGAAATTCCGGGCTCGAGGGCCGACAGCCACCGCCTAACATGTGGACCGGGCAGGGGCAACGCGGACGAACCCGACGTACACAGCCGTGTCGCCCGGTAACCTGCGACCGCGTATGCGGTTTCTGGTGTTTGGAATGCCAGTTGGCATGTGCCTTGCGAAGAGAGGGCCTGATTAACGCTCCGTAAAGAGGCCTCCCATGACTGTGCTAACTCAAACCATCGCGAGTGATCCGCCAAGGACCCGCTGGGGCCAACTCGGCCTCGGCCTCGTGGCGATGATGGCGATCTCCAGCCCCCAATATGTCTGGACGCTTTTTGTCAAACCATTTCAATCCACTACAGGCGCCGACCTGCCGTCCATCCAGATCACTTTCTCGCTGCTGATCGTGCTTCAGACCGGGCTGTCGCCGTTGCAGGGCTGGATGGTCGATCGGTTCGGCTCGAGGCTGCTGATCACCGTGGGCTGCCTGCTCTCGGGACTGGGCTGGATCAGTTCTGCCTATATTAGCGGCATCTGGGGGCTGTACCTGACCTATGGCCTGTTCTGCGGGGTCGGGACCGGCATCGTTTATGTCGGCATCGTCGGGCTGATGGTGCGCTGGTTCCCGGATCGGCGCGGTTTTGCCGCCGGGGTGGTCGCTGCCGGCTACGGCTTCGGCGCCATTCTCACGACCTTCCCCATCGACAGCATGATCGCGAGTGCTGGCTATCAGTCGACGCTGGTGACCTTTGGCGCCATCCTCGGCATCGTCGGCGCGCTCGCAGCGCTGGGCTTGCGCGAACCCGCCGCCGGCGAGGTCGAGAGCGCGCGTCCGCTCGCCGCGGCGCCGTCCGTCAAGGACGTTGCGCCCACCGCGATGCTCAAGACGCCGGTGTTCTGGCTGCTGTTCGTGATGATGACCATGATGTCGACCGGCGGGCTGATGGTGATCTCGCAATTCGCCAGTTTCGCCAAGTCGTTCGGCGTTGCCGATACCGTGGTATTCGGGCTTGCGGCGCTGCCCTTCGCCCTGACGTTCGACCGCGTGACCAATGGCCTGACCCGGCCGTTCTTCGGCTGGGTCTCCGATCGCATCGGCCGCGAATACACCATGCTGATCGCCTTCATGCTCGAGGCGGCGTCGATCTGGATGCTGCTGCAGTTCCGCGACAACGCGGCGCTGTTCGTCTTGCTCTCAGGCGTCGTTTTCTTCGGTTGGGGCGAGATCTTCTCGCTCTTTCCCTCGACCCTCACCGACACCTTCGGCACCCGCAACGCCACCACCAATTACGGTTTTCTCTACATGGCCCAGGGCATCGGCTCGGTGCTCGGTGGTCCGGTGGCCGCGATGGTCTACGGTTCCACGGGCAGCTGGCTGCCGGTGTTCGGCCTGATCATCGCCATGGACGCCATCACGGCGCTGCTTGCAGTGTTCGTGCTCAAGCCGATGCGGGCGAACTACCTCGCCCGGCGCTGACGGGACCGTCAGTAAGCTGTGTACATCCCGATCCGCCGGCGTCCACGCCGGCGGATTTTTCTCAGCCTTAGGTCCGGCAGATGTTGCCGGGAAGGGCAGGAATTGCCGGGCCGGATCTGCCTCCGACATCATGCGCTCCTTCATTTCATTGAGTTTTTTGTGCGCTTTTGAGCGGCACGCCCCTTGCTCTCATCCCCATGGGATCGCGTTGCGGCCGCGCGCCGCCGAATGCTTGGGAGTTGCGAGATGTTGTGGGCCTTGGGGGCTGCGTCGGGCGCAATCGACCTGATTTCGTCGCTGACGAAATCGGGCAGCAGCAATCAATCCACCGGATTCAATATCGGCCAGACCAATGGCAGCGGCACTGGCGCATCGGCCGCCGGCTTGCTCGGCGGCTCTGGCCAGAGCGGCGCCTTGTCGTCCGACACCTATGCAGCCCTGCTGCAGACCCAGAGCGACAGCCAGAGCTCGGGTTCGAATGCCCAAGGTAGTTCGGCGGCGCTGCAGGATCTCTTCAAGCTCATCGACGGCAATAGCGACGGTTCGATCAGCAAGTCGGAATTCGAGTCCGCCCTCGGCGCCGGCGGCACCAATACCGCCGCGGCCGACAGCGTGTTCGGCAAGCTCGACAGCAATGGTGACGGCTCGGTCAGCATCAACGAACTCGCCTCGGCGCTCAAGAGCCGCCATCATGGGCAGCAGGCGCAGGGCACGGGTGACGCGGACGGTGATGGCGACGGCAGCAGCAGCACCTCGCAAGCCGGAGGCGCGGGATCGTCGCAGGGCGCCACGACCTCGACGACCACCAACAGCGATGGCTCGACGACCACCACCATCAGCTATGCCGATGGGTCCAAGGTGACGATGACCTCGCCGGCATCATCGTCCTCGTCGTCAGGCTCGGGCGGCAATAGCGCAGCCTCGTCCTACGGCGCGATCGAGCGGATGATCCAGCGCGAGGCGGACATGCTGTCGAAGAGCGCCAGCCAGACGGTTTCGATGAGCGCCTGAACACGCTCTCTCTGATCAGGCCGCGCCGAAGCGGTCGCGCCACGCCGGCAGGCTGCCAGGGAAGGGCAGTGCTGTCGCTTCATAAACGCTGCGGGCCAGCGCGCGCGACATGACATTGGCCGCCACTGCGCCGAGTTCGGTCAGCCCATAAAGCGGATCGACTGGCTTGCGACCGGTCGCCGCCGCGAACACCACGTCGCCATCGAGCGGCGCATGGACCGGATAGATTGCGCGCGCGAAGCCGGTTTGGGCGATCACCGCGAGGCGCCGGGCCTGCGTCTTGGTCAGGTCGGCGTCGGTGACGACCACCGCCAGGGTAGTGTTCTCTCCCGCCCGTGCCGTTGCCGCTCCCTTGAGCCGCAGTTTCAGCATGTCGGGGGTGAAGCTCGGCGGCAGGCCACGGCCGCCGAATTCGCCATCCTGTTCGAACGGCGCCGCCCAGAACCATGGGCCGTCGCCGATCGTGACACTGCCGACGGCATTGACCACCGTCAGTGCCGCCACGGTGATGCCCCCCGCCGTGACGGCCGACGCCGAGCCGACGCCGCCCTTGAGCGTTGCCGTCGTGGCGCCGAGACCCGCGCCGACGCTGCCGAGCGCAAACTCGGTCGCCGCGGCGGCGGCCGCCGCATAGCCGAGTTCGCGATAGGGCGCGAACCGGCCCCAGAGCTTGTCGCCGCCGTTGAGCAGGTCGAAGACGATGGCGCCGGGCACGATGGGCACACGGGCATCGCCAATCGCGAAGCCGCGGCCGTGTTCGGCAAGAAAACCCTGAATGCCGCCACTGGCGTCGAGGCCGAAGCCGGAGCCGCCGGACAGCGCCAGCGCGTCGATGCGTTCGACCGTGTTGCCGAGTTCGAGCAGGCTGGCATCGCGGGTGCCAGGCCCGCCGCCACGGACGTCGATGGCGGCGACCGCCGCTTCGTCGAAGACCACCGCAGTAACGCCAGAGGCGAGGCGGGGATCGTGGGCATGGCCGACCCGCACGCCGGCGACATCGGTGAGGCTGTTGCGCATCGCTTGCATCCGAATTCAAACACCGCTGGCCGCCGGACCATGGGCCTCGCTTCAGCCTGCGTCAACGCCAGGAGCGGCGGCGGGCATTGCCGGGGCCGTGCGCAAACCGCCAGGCGCTGATCACATCGGCCGGAGCGGCGGGGATTAAGGGTTGCGCCGTCCCGGCCCGGCGGTGCATCAAGGCCGCCAGCGCGCCCCGCCGGGCTGTTCGGCGGCGGCAATGCCTTCTCCCTGGGCGGCTCCATCCGTCCTGCTCCTGTTCCTCCGGTGCCCGGCAACGCATGATCACCGATGTCACGTATCCGGCGGCCCTGCTCGCCGGTCTGATCAGCTTCCTGTCGCCTTGCGTGCTGCCGCTGGTGCCGCCCTATCTCGTCTATCTGACCGGGGCGACCATCGAGCATGTGGCCAACGAGGAGCTCGAGGCCAGCAAGCGCGCAGTGATGCTGTCGGCGCTGGTGTTCGTGCTGGGGTTCTCCACGGTCTTCGTCGCGCTTGGCGCCAGCGCCAGCCTGATCGGCGCGGCCCTGCGCGCCTGGTCTTCGGAGCTGTCGATTCTCGCCGGCATCATCATCATCGTCATGGGACTGCATTTTCTCGGCCTGACCCGGATCAGCCTGTTGATGCGCGAGCGTCGGCTGCCGATACCCCACCCGGTCGGATTGTGGGGGGCCTATGCCATGGGGCTGGCCTTCGCCTTCGGCTGGACGCCGTGCATTGGTCCGATCCTGGCGGCAATCCTTTCAGTTGCAGCTTCGGCCGAGACGGTGCGCAAGGGCGCGCTGCTGCTGGCGACCTATTCGGCCGGACTAGGCATCCCGTTTCTGATTGCGGCGCTGGCCATCGAGCAGTTTTCCGCGGCCTTCGCCCGCATGAAGCGACATTTGGCCGTGGTCGAGCACACCATGGGTATTCTGATGGTCCTCACCGGCATCGGCTTCCTGACCGGTGCGGTGTCCGGCGTCAGCATCTGGCTGCTGGAGAATTTTCCGATCCTCGGCCGGATCGGTTGAGCTCTGCAGGATTGTTCCCGTTCTGATGCGGCCGTAAGCTCCTGCGGGGCATGAGGGGATAGGACGATGAAGGACGGACTCTACAAGGTCCAGTTTCATACCAGCGAGGGGCGGGGTCGCGGCGTCGTCTATGCAACGGCCGGCAAATTCCGCGGCGGCAATTCGGCATTCGCCTTCGTCGGCAGCTACACGCTCGAGGACGGCGAGATCATGGCGCGCATTTCCACGTTGCGTCACACCGACGACCCTCAGTTCCTGCCGCTGTTCGGAACCGATCGGGTGACGCTGGTGCTACGCGGATCGTCCAATGGTGAGATCGTCGATCTCGAAGGCACCGCTTTGCAGCGCCCCGGGCTGCCGCTGAAGGTCGTACTGACGCCGCTGAGCGATTGAAAAGCGATTGAAGGGGGGCTTCCGGCGGGAAGCCCCGATGAGATCGA encodes the following:
- the rpe gene encoding ribulose-phosphate 3-epimerase, producing MSSAPAARPLIIAPSVLASDFSKLGEEVRAIDEAGADWIHMDVMDGHFVPNISFGSDVIKAMRPHSKKIFDTHLMISPCDPYLEAFAKAGSDQIIVHVEAGPHLHRSLQAIRALGKRAGVSLNPATPVSSIENVVDILDLVLVMSVNPGFGGQAFIPAAIEKVRQVRALTAGRPIDIEVDGGVTPDTVGAIAAAGANAFVAGSAVFKGGTIESYRNNIAAIRRAAAEARGEIA
- the rpsD gene encoding 30S ribosomal protein S4, with protein sequence MTKRAESKYKIDRRMGQNIWGRPKSPVNKREYGPGQHGQRRKGKLSDFGVQLRAKQKLKGYYANISERQFHAIYVEATRLKGDSGENLIGLLERRLDTVVYRAKFVSTMFAARQFINHGHIKVNGKRVNIASYKVRVGDVVEVKEASKQLVIVLEANQLAERDVPDFLEVDHGKQTCKVVRVPGLSEVPFPVQMEPHLIVEFYSR
- a CDS encoding putative urea ABC transporter substrate-binding protein, which gives rise to MNRFTSDLSLRPLRGALIAAAVVAFAVVPADAAPKKDFKIAWSIYVGWMPWGYAADSGIVKKWADKYGITIEVKQFNDYVESVNQYTAGAFDALTVTNMDALSIPAAGGVDTTAVIMGDFSNGNDAVILKNKTDVAAIKGQKVNLVEFSVSHYLLARALETKKLAERDIKVVNTSDADLAAAYKTADVTAVVTWNPIVSEILAAPDAKKVFDSSQIPGEIMDLMVANTAVVKDNPNFAKALAGIWYETVSRMLAVNADGKAAKEAMAKASGTDLAGFDAQLASTRLFDKPADAAAFTRSAAIGTTMDRVRKFLFEKALLGKDAKSADAIGIELGNKTVLGDKSNIKLRFDASYMDQAANGKL
- a CDS encoding low specificity L-threonine aldolase — translated: MAYTPPSPDPALPPVRINLLSDTQTRPSPAMREAMACAEVGDEQLGLDPMVKELCARTAMLLGKEAAVFLPSGTMCNVAALLTHCRPGDEILAHETSHILTSEGGAHAALGGIQVFPLRGGGGQFSVPTLQAALRTPSRYAPRQTLLSAEQTANIGGGTVWPMAELAAVAATAKAAGLATHLDGARLLNACVASGISADVMATGWDSAWLDFSKGLGAPIGGVLAGSKAFIDEVWRWKQRLGGAMRQAGVCAAACLYALDHNVARLAEDHARARRLAQGLSQIAGVRVQAPDTNLVFFEVEGAGLAATDLIAALRARGILITMLGGRLRACTHLDVDDTMIDETLDVVRTVMRGA
- the murI gene encoding glutamate racemase; this translates as MSSVPTILVFDSGLGGLTVFREIVKARPDASYIYVADDAFFPYGQHDEATVIGRVVPLMGELIAAHAPDVVVIACNTASTLVLPNLRSTYQVPFVGTVPAIKPACSASKTHRVSVLGTSGTVRREYTKALIRDFGQGCEINLVGSAKLAALAESALNGEDVADAAIAVEIAPCFLDGPARTDTVVLACTHYPLLLERFVTLAPWPVDWIDPAPAIARRTADLARGGSQPRRPARFIFTSGARPSPALARALAPLFTDFGARAVA
- a CDS encoding cytochrome c biogenesis CcdA family protein — protein: MITDVTYPAALLAGLISFLSPCVLPLVPPYLVYLTGATIEHVANEELEASKRAVMLSALVFVLGFSTVFVALGASASLIGAALRAWSSELSILAGIIIIVMGLHFLGLTRISLLMRERRLPIPHPVGLWGAYAMGLAFAFGWTPCIGPILAAILSVAASAETVRKGALLLATYSAGLGIPFLIAALAIEQFSAAFARMKRHLAVVEHTMGILMVLTGIGFLTGAVSGVSIWLLENFPILGRIG
- the purB gene encoding adenylosuccinate lyase translates to MIPRYTRPEMASIWEPQTRFRIWFEIEAHAADAMAELGVIPKEAARTIWAKAKDATFNVERIDEIERETKHDVIAFLTHLAEIVGPEARFVHQGMTSSDVLDTCFSVQLVRAADLLIADVDKVLAALKRRAFEHKMTPSIGRSHGIHAEPITFGLKLAYAYAEFTRARQRLVAARQEIATCAISGAVGTFAQIDPRVEAHVAKAMGLSPEPISTQVIPRDRHAMFFATLGVVAASVERLATEIRHLQRTEVLEAEEYFSEGQKGSSAMPHKRNPVLTENLSGLSRMVRAFVTPALENVVLWHERDISHSSAERMMAPDATVTLDFALNRLAGVVDKLLVYPQNMQKNLDRLGGLVHSQRVLLALTQKGASREEAYRLVQRNAMPVWRGEGDFQTLLKNDPDVTKYLSDAEIAEKFDLGYHLKHVDTIFRRVFGEA
- a CDS encoding EF-hand domain-containing protein; translation: MLWALGAASGAIDLISSLTKSGSSNQSTGFNIGQTNGSGTGASAAGLLGGSGQSGALSSDTYAALLQTQSDSQSSGSNAQGSSAALQDLFKLIDGNSDGSISKSEFESALGAGGTNTAAADSVFGKLDSNGDGSVSINELASALKSRHHGQQAQGTGDADGDGDGSSSTSQAGGAGSSQGATTSTTTNSDGSTTTTISYADGSKVTMTSPASSSSSSGSGGNSAASSYGAIERMIQREADMLSKSASQTVSMSA
- a CDS encoding GrlR family regulatory protein, translated to MKDGLYKVQFHTSEGRGRGVVYATAGKFRGGNSAFAFVGSYTLEDGEIMARISTLRHTDDPQFLPLFGTDRVTLVLRGSSNGEIVDLEGTALQRPGLPLKVVLTPLSD
- the oxlT gene encoding oxalate/formate MFS antiporter, coding for MTVLTQTIASDPPRTRWGQLGLGLVAMMAISSPQYVWTLFVKPFQSTTGADLPSIQITFSLLIVLQTGLSPLQGWMVDRFGSRLLITVGCLLSGLGWISSAYISGIWGLYLTYGLFCGVGTGIVYVGIVGLMVRWFPDRRGFAAGVVAAGYGFGAILTTFPIDSMIASAGYQSTLVTFGAILGIVGALAALGLREPAAGEVESARPLAAAPSVKDVAPTAMLKTPVFWLLFVMMTMMSTGGLMVISQFASFAKSFGVADTVVFGLAALPFALTFDRVTNGLTRPFFGWVSDRIGREYTMLIAFMLEAASIWMLLQFRDNAALFVLLSGVVFFGWGEIFSLFPSTLTDTFGTRNATTNYGFLYMAQGIGSVLGGPVAAMVYGSTGSWLPVFGLIIAMDAITALLAVFVLKPMRANYLARR
- a CDS encoding P1 family peptidase — protein: MRNSLTDVAGVRVGHAHDPRLASGVTAVVFDEAAVAAIDVRGGGPGTRDASLLELGNTVERIDALALSGGSGFGLDASGGIQGFLAEHGRGFAIGDARVPIVPGAIVFDLLNGGDKLWGRFAPYRELGYAAAAAAATEFALGSVGAGLGATTATLKGGVGSASAVTAGGITVAALTVVNAVGSVTIGDGPWFWAAPFEQDGEFGGRGLPPSFTPDMLKLRLKGAATARAGENTTLAVVVTDADLTKTQARRLAVIAQTGFARAIYPVHAPLDGDVVFAAATGRKPVDPLYGLTELGAVAANVMSRALARSVYEATALPFPGSLPAWRDRFGAA